TAGCAGACTGCTTGAAAGCAATCCATATAATGCATTTAGGGGACAGACTGGGAGAGTTGGCCTTTATAACTTTCACATCACAGTTCTGGCAATTCTTTGATACGGAGCCATTGCATTGGTACAAAGGGAAATTAAACTTGAACAAACCATTTGCTGATATGCAAATCAGGCTAATTTGCTTAACAAAGGCTTCCCCTTGTCGGCACATTCTGCATTTCGATATAAACCTCAGCAGTACTGCTGGTGAGTGGGAGGTGAGCAATAACAATCAAAAAATGGGGAAGGTAAGAAGGAGTCTTTAGATTACATAGATAATATCATAGAATATATGTAAAACGTGTATGAGAAACTTTGCTCAAAAGAAAAAGTGCTTATACTTTTAGTTATGTTTATCTGCCTTGATTTGACTACTGACTTTGATTCGATTTTTTGTCACTTCTGTAACTTCAAGCAGCATTGTAGGTATCGCAGCTTGGCAGAGGAGCAATCATTACAGCCACATATTGGAAGAAGTACTGTATAAAAGGTATGGCTTGTATCTTACCAGGcttttctgtctctatctctcttccagATTGTATTCTTTGAGGATAAGAATTTCCAAGGTCGTAGTTATGAATGCAGCAGTGACTGCCCAGACCTGCACTCCTTCTTCAGCCGCTGTAACTCTATCAGGGTGGAGAGCGGCTGCTGGGTTCTGTACGAGCGCCCCAACTATGCAGGCTACCAGTACATCCTGACCCCTGGGGAGTACCCTGACCACCAGCAGTGGATGGGCTTCAACGACAGCATCAGATCCTGTCGATCTATCAAAAACGTAAGCCTACCTACCAAAAGTACAAACTGTAAGCCTAGTTTGAAGATGGGACTGACAAATCTGACGTTTATTTGTGTCAGTAGATAGACACTGACAACTTGAGGCAAGAAGTTCATAATCAGTGCTCAAAGTCCCCAGGAACCAGTTTATTGATTTGCATTACTTTATTTTGCTTTTTGACAGATGTTTTCTCGATCTTAAATGTACACATTTTACATCAGACAGACATCACtaacttatttttatttattttatgctTGTATATTTGGGTTTTGGCAATTAGGATGTTAAAATGTGTCTGACCAGATTTGGATGCAGGGCAATGCCCAGCTTGAATGGAATGCCCCAGGGTGCACCAACCAGGCAATGATCATTCAAAAGCCAACAGACAATAAGGATAGATAAAAGGCTCATGTTTTGGCAGCAGTTTGCgtcatgtccaggcccatctacATCAGTTGTTGaaggaaaccaggacaacagccAATAAACCAATTTAAAGAGGCATCCCAAATTTCTAATGTCATTTTTTGCATACAGATTAATGACAATTAAAATAATTAACatgtttactttgatatgattaATTAAGGATACTGGCATTTAAACATTTTCGGTTGTATTTATTTTGCAGGTCTATGGAAATTCCTACAAGATCAGATGCTATGACAGGCCAGATTTCGCTGGCCATATGGCAGAGTGGAGTGAGGACTGCCCATCGGTCCACGAAGCATTCAAGTTCCGTGAGTTCCACTCTGCTGTGGTGATGGACGGTGCCTGGGCATTCTACGAACTGCCCAACTACAGGGGGCGTCAGTACTTCCTGGAGCGCAAAGAGTACCATAACTTCACGGACTGGGGCGCCACCTCCCCTGTCGTGGGCTCCTTCCGCAGGATCACAGAGTTCTAGAACCTTACAACCTCTAGAGTTCTAGAGCCCTACGACGACCCCTACCCAGAAACCTCTCTGCAGTGCCTTATGACACCCACCTCTGTGTGAGAGTGTTGCAGTCTAACAAATAAAACCCTGTCTGATCCGCATACACCCCATTGTCTTCATTCATTTGACATGGGAATCACCGGGCACAAGTACTGAATGTCAACACCAGTAGATCTACTCACACTGTTTTCTTTAGTCATCTTTGCCACCCTATCAACAACTCTAAAATAGAATGGAACAGAATACAATACAATCCTTTATTACCTTCCAAGGAACAAAGTCTTTacacaatcctatagaagataCCCATACAAATGAACACACAAACAGTTTGTAACATGGTACAGTGTCACACAATAAAAAGTCAGTTAAACATACACAGTATAAGGGGCAATGTTACATTCCGTAAAGACAACCCTAGATGTCATCGCTCAACAGAAAAAGGAACTATCAAAGTAGTCACTTTGACAACCAAACCAAAACAGAAAGTGTTTCAGACAGGTTCTGAAAGAAAcccatgggggtgtccactgaatgTTGGCAAAGCAACTAGAAAGGGACCTAACAGACAACCACTATTGATGCCCACTTGAATTTCCTCAGAAATGacaaactaaaataaaaaaatggacaaaaatgtaggATAGGGagttacaaaaaatatagatcAAACTAAACAGGGGATTAAGATTAAGGCTTTGTTTGGCTACCTAAAGTGGAAGCGCTAATGTGAGGTGTAACTCTCCCAACATCTTCTTTTCCAGCAGATGTACTGGGCTAGCAGGTCTTAAATACCAGCTGGGCCAGCACTGGTGAAACACATCCTCACTAATGAGATCACTCTCTGGGCCAGCACAGGTATAACCCATTTTAACGAAGTAACCAACCTCGAAATGGAGAGAAAACCCAAAGCCAGCAATAGCACACACAGCAGACAAT
The DNA window shown above is from Salmo salar chromosome ssa25, Ssal_v3.1, whole genome shotgun sequence and carries:
- the LOC106586363 gene encoding gamma-crystallin M2, with the protein product MQIRLICLTKASPCRHILHFDINLSSTAGEWEVSNNNQKMGKIVFFEDKNFQGRSYECSSDCPDLHSFFSRCNSIRVESGCWVLYERPNYAGYQYILTPGEYPDHQQWMGFNDSIRSCRSIKNVYGNSYKIRCYDRPDFAGHMAEWSEDCPSVHEAFKFREFHSAVVMDGAWAFYELPNYRGRQYFLERKEYHNFTDWGATSPVVGSFRRITEF